One Haladaptatus paucihalophilus DX253 genomic window, TTCGACGAGTCCGTTTCGCCTTCAGTTCTGATGATGTCATCTTCGGAGATATCGTCGTTCGGATCGAAGTAGACGGTAAATACTCGAGCAGTTCTTTCGCGACAAAGCCCGTGGACACATTCAACTTGGTTCGAGGGAACCGATTCAGCGAGACCAACGAGCGGAAGCGAGGGTGAACGGATAACGAATTCCGTGATGATAGTCATGAGAAAGACGTAGACTCCCACAGCGGTTAATCCTCTGGGTTTTTTTGGTCGACAATGACCGACGACCTGAAAGTAGACGATTTTGCGGCACAACCCATTTTGTGGTTGAAAGTAAGCTACGCACCAATTACATCCTCCGAGGTTGTGCAAGAATCTTCGATGAGAGACGAGCACTTTGCAGAACTCCGACTACTACCTGGGACGCTTCGGACTTTCTCCTTGGAGGGTGGTGAATGGCGAACCTACGGAGTGCGACTCTGTGGGTTTCAGCGGCATCTCATAACCGGTGAGCCGACTTCGGTGACAATATTCTATACAGTAATAGTGGTGATTATTATGGTAGTTTGGTGATAAAACCTATGTATGTAGAGCAAGTGTCTATGCATTGCTATGGAAATACTACATCGGTTACGCGGTGTCTTTAGTTCAGAAACGCCCTCTCGGCATACGGAACAGCAGGTACGGGCGACTGGTGATATTTTTGAATGCGAAGAATGCGGTACCACCTTTATTTCGAAACCATCCCGCTGTTCAAAGTGTGACCAGAGCGACTTCCGGAATCTCGGCAGTTGCTAATCCGATATCTCTCGCCGTCCTCTCTCTACTGATACCGTTTCTAACTGTTGGTGTCGTATACGAGCCGTGACTTTCCCTTTTTGCACGTGCTGGCGGTTCACTGCGCCGAAGTGGTGACTTATGTGGGGACTGTGGCGGTCGGATTCCGCGCTATCGACAGTCGAAGACAGTGCGCAACCCGGAGCAGTACTGCTGTGGTGAGTGCGGAGGATCGTTTCACGTTAAAAGGCAACCGGCGATAACTGACAGACGAAGAGTAACGGACGGTGGTTCTCTATACCCTCTCGAAATTCATGTCCTCACCACGAAGCGCGGTTGCAGGCAGGACAGAGCCTCGGTGACGGTGGTAATGAATCGGATGTGAACAACTCCAACTCGTAGCACTCTACGAATCCACGTCAGCAACGGAAACCGTGCGATCAGAATCAATCGTAACGTGAAACCCGATATACTCGAAGCTCACCGTCGGTGAACCATGCTGATAGAGATCCTCGAGTGCATCGGGGTCAATCACCTCATAGAGGGGCGTCGCAGGCTCCGTCCCATTCGCTTCAGTCACCGCCGTCACCACGGCGGTGGTGATCGACTCGGTGTCTGGACGTGTCGTTCGTATCGATGGCCCTGGCCGCGACGATGACGTGT contains:
- a CDS encoding HalOD1 output domain-containing protein: MENTSSSRPGPSIRTTRPDTESITTAVVTAVTEANGTEPATPLYEVIDPDALEDLYQHGSPTVSFEYIGFHVTIDSDRTVSVADVDS